A stretch of the Tardiphaga sp. 709 genome encodes the following:
- a CDS encoding potassium transporter Kup produces MTIDSASPAAASPADPTHGHSTASFGSLVMGSIGVVYGDIGTSPLYALREALVAAGGHKAPGIDNEAILGVLSLILWALIIVVTLKYVVLLLRADNNGEGGPLALMALAQRAIGSSGPVVVMLGIIAAALFYGDAVITPALSVLSAIEGVKLVTTAFDPYVVPLTIVILVALFAVQSRGTAKVATFFGPIMCLWFVVIAVAAIPQIVKHPEVLAALNPVHAIYFMFHHGIIAFVTLGAVFLAVTGAEALYADLGHFGKKPIQLAWLFLVLPSLAINYFGQAALVMHDPTALENPFYLMFPDWALIPMVILAATATVIASQAVITGAYSLTQQAIQLGLLPRFEIRHTSESHSGQIYIPRVNMLLFIAVIVLVVLFKSSSSLASAYGISVTGTMVVTAMMGFVVIWRGWKWSPIAAAALIVPFLVIDVTFLTANLLKVFDGGWVPLVMGGVIILMMYTWRRGSRLLFEKSRKLEFPLADLVAMLEKRPPQRVAGTAVFLTSDPQSAPTALMHSLKHYKVLHEKNVILTIETAPTPRIDPSERVRMEEISATFSKVTLRFGFMESPNVPKSLAIARKTGWQFDIMSTSFFLSRRALKPAAHSGMPRWQDHLFIALSRTANDATDYFQIPTGRVVEVGTQVTI; encoded by the coding sequence ATGACCATCGATAGCGCATCTCCCGCCGCGGCATCCCCGGCGGACCCTACCCATGGGCACTCGACGGCCAGCTTCGGCTCGCTCGTCATGGGCAGTATCGGCGTCGTCTATGGTGACATCGGCACCAGCCCGCTTTACGCGCTCCGTGAGGCGCTGGTCGCGGCCGGGGGCCACAAGGCGCCCGGCATCGACAATGAAGCAATCCTGGGCGTCCTCTCGCTGATCCTGTGGGCACTGATCATCGTGGTCACGCTCAAATATGTCGTGCTGCTGCTGCGCGCCGACAATAACGGCGAGGGTGGCCCGCTGGCCCTGATGGCGCTGGCCCAGCGCGCGATCGGATCGAGCGGGCCGGTGGTGGTGATGCTCGGCATTATCGCCGCGGCGCTGTTCTACGGCGACGCCGTGATTACGCCGGCACTGTCGGTCCTGTCAGCCATTGAGGGCGTCAAGCTCGTCACCACCGCCTTCGATCCCTATGTCGTACCGCTCACCATCGTGATCCTTGTGGCGCTTTTCGCCGTGCAATCGCGCGGCACTGCGAAGGTCGCGACGTTCTTCGGACCGATTATGTGCCTATGGTTCGTCGTGATCGCGGTAGCGGCCATTCCGCAGATTGTGAAGCATCCTGAAGTGCTGGCGGCACTCAATCCCGTGCATGCGATCTACTTCATGTTCCATCACGGCATCATCGCCTTCGTGACGTTGGGCGCAGTGTTTCTCGCCGTGACCGGCGCCGAAGCGCTTTATGCCGATCTCGGCCATTTCGGCAAAAAACCGATCCAGCTGGCCTGGCTGTTTCTCGTGCTGCCGTCGCTGGCCATCAACTATTTCGGCCAGGCTGCGCTGGTGATGCATGATCCCACCGCGCTGGAAAATCCGTTCTATCTGATGTTTCCCGACTGGGCGCTGATCCCCATGGTGATCCTCGCGGCGACTGCCACTGTGATTGCGAGCCAAGCCGTGATCACCGGCGCCTATTCGCTGACGCAGCAGGCGATCCAGCTTGGCCTGCTGCCGCGTTTCGAAATCCGGCACACATCGGAGTCGCATTCCGGCCAGATCTACATTCCGCGCGTCAATATGCTGCTGTTCATTGCAGTGATCGTGCTTGTCGTGCTGTTCAAGTCATCGAGCTCGCTGGCCTCGGCCTATGGCATCTCGGTCACCGGCACCATGGTCGTCACTGCGATGATGGGCTTTGTGGTGATCTGGCGCGGCTGGAAGTGGTCGCCGATCGCGGCTGCGGCGCTGATCGTGCCGTTTCTGGTGATCGACGTCACGTTCCTCACCGCGAATCTCTTGAAGGTGTTCGACGGCGGCTGGGTGCCGCTGGTGATGGGCGGCGTGATCATTCTCATGATGTATACGTGGCGGCGCGGTAGCCGCCTGCTGTTCGAGAAGTCGCGCAAGCTGGAGTTTCCGCTGGCCGATCTCGTGGCCATGCTGGAGAAACGTCCGCCACAGCGCGTGGCCGGCACGGCGGTATTTCTCACCAGTGATCCGCAGAGTGCGCCGACGGCGCTGATGCATAGTCTGAAACACTACAAAGTGCTTCACGAGAAGAACGTTATTCTCACCATCGAAACCGCACCGACGCCGCGCATCGATCCGAGCGAACGCGTGCGTATGGAAGAGATCAGCGCGACCTTCTCGAAAGTGACGCTGCGCTTCGGCTTCATGGAATCGCCGAATGTGCCGAAATCCCTGGCGATTGCGCGCAAGACCGGCTGGCAGTTCGACATCATGTCGACGTCGTTCTTCCTGTCGCGCAGGGCGCTGAAGCCTGCGGCGCATTCCGGCATGCCGCGCTGGCAGGACCATTTGTTCATCGCGCTCAGCCGCACCGCCAATGACGCGACCGACTATTTCCAGATCCCCACAGGGAGGGTGGTCGAAGTGGGCACGCAGGTGACTATCTAG
- a CDS encoding rhodanese-like domain-containing protein — MAGEAHTVHDLTPEEVSKGIADGKYLLVDVREPNEVAVEAYPDAVVVPLSGFDSADLPDPAGKQIVFACRSGKRSVTASLAAQADGLAYDKHLAGGILGWKAAGLPTKAG; from the coding sequence GTGGCAGGCGAAGCTCATACCGTTCACGATTTGACGCCGGAGGAAGTGTCCAAGGGGATCGCCGACGGCAAGTATCTGCTGGTCGATGTACGCGAACCCAACGAGGTCGCGGTCGAGGCCTATCCGGATGCCGTGGTGGTGCCGCTGTCGGGCTTCGATAGCGCCGATCTGCCCGATCCGGCGGGCAAGCAGATCGTGTTTGCGTGCCGCTCCGGCAAGCGCTCGGTGACCGCCTCGCTGGCCGCCCAGGCCGATGGCCTTGCCTATGACAAGCATCTCGCCGGCGGCATTCTGGGGTGGAAGGCTGCGGGCCTGCCGACCAAGGCTGGCTGA
- a CDS encoding aminotransferase — MNKIFSELPVTVFEAMSQLARDHNAINLGQGFPDHPGPDDIRQAAADAVLNGYNQYPSMMGIPELRQAIATHYQHWHKLSLDPMTEVMVTSGGTEALTSSILAVVEPGDEVVCFQPVYDSYLPIIRQAGGIPRLVSLKPPHWRLTEEDLRAVFNHKTKAVLFNSPLNPAAVVSPREDLELLAKFCQEFDTIAICDEVWEHVTFDGHDHIPLITIPGMRDRTIKVGSAGKIFSLTGWKIGFVCAPPHLLRVCAKVHQFLTFTTAPNLQVAVAYGLGKSDEYFKTMRADLARSRDRLAAGLESIGFPVIKSQGTYFLTVDLSPLGLNETDEEFCRRLVYDYKVAAIPVSAFYEQDKVTSVVRFCFAKNDATLDTALERLHNAVHRR; from the coding sequence ATGAACAAGATCTTCTCTGAGCTGCCCGTCACGGTGTTCGAGGCGATGTCGCAGCTTGCGCGCGACCATAACGCCATCAATCTCGGGCAGGGCTTTCCCGACCATCCCGGCCCCGACGATATCCGTCAGGCGGCCGCCGATGCTGTGCTGAACGGTTACAACCAGTATCCGTCGATGATGGGCATCCCGGAGCTGCGTCAGGCGATCGCCACGCATTACCAGCATTGGCACAAGCTCTCGCTCGATCCGATGACGGAGGTGATGGTGACCTCCGGCGGTACCGAGGCATTGACCTCGTCGATCCTTGCGGTGGTCGAGCCCGGCGACGAAGTCGTGTGCTTTCAGCCGGTCTATGATTCCTATCTGCCGATCATCCGCCAGGCCGGCGGCATTCCGCGTCTCGTCAGCCTCAAGCCACCCCATTGGCGTCTCACGGAAGAAGATTTGCGCGCGGTCTTCAATCACAAGACCAAGGCCGTGCTGTTCAACAGCCCGCTTAATCCCGCCGCGGTGGTGTCGCCGCGCGAGGATCTCGAATTGCTGGCGAAGTTCTGCCAGGAATTCGATACGATCGCGATCTGTGACGAAGTGTGGGAACACGTGACCTTTGACGGCCACGACCATATCCCGCTGATCACCATTCCCGGTATGCGCGACCGCACTATCAAGGTCGGCTCGGCCGGCAAGATCTTCTCGCTGACAGGCTGGAAGATCGGTTTCGTTTGTGCCCCGCCGCATCTCTTGCGTGTCTGCGCGAAGGTGCATCAGTTCCTGACCTTCACGACCGCACCCAACCTGCAGGTCGCGGTGGCCTATGGTCTCGGCAAGTCCGACGAGTACTTCAAGACCATGCGCGCCGATCTCGCGCGCAGCCGCGATCGTTTGGCTGCCGGTCTGGAGAGCATCGGCTTTCCCGTCATCAAGTCGCAGGGCACGTACTTCCTCACTGTCGATCTGTCGCCGCTGGGGCTGAACGAGACCGACGAGGAATTCTGCCGGCGGCTTGTCTACGACTACAAGGTCGCCGCGATTCCTGTGTCGGCCTTCTATGAGCAGGACAAGGTGACGTCGGTGGTGCGTTTCTGTTTCGCCAAGAACGACGCGACGCTCGATACGGCGCTGGAGCGTCTGCACAACGCCGTTCATCGCCGCTAG
- a CDS encoding polyamine ABC transporter substrate-binding protein — translation MRIGKYGIAWVVGAALLWSLPVQAQDQKAERVVNFYNWSNYMAPGVLEAFTRETGIKVVYDTFDANETLETRLLAGKSGYDVVVPTAYFLQRQITAKVFQKLDKAKLPNLANAWPEVTKRLAIYDPGNTFAANYMWGTTGIGYNVKQVAKILGPDAEIDSWDVIFKPENLAKFKDCGVHMLDSADDILPAALNALGLDPNSIKQPDLEKAADLVGKIRGNVRKFHSSEYLSALATGEICLVVGWSGDIIQARARADEAKNGVEIGYAVPKEGAQMFFDNLAIPADAKNVNEAYALINYLYRPDVAAKNSDFLGYANGNLASQKLIDPKILNDKTIYPDEAMLQKLFVITARDPATQRVINRLWTKVKTGR, via the coding sequence ATGCGCATAGGCAAGTACGGGATCGCGTGGGTCGTCGGAGCGGCGCTGCTGTGGTCCTTGCCGGTGCAGGCGCAAGACCAGAAGGCAGAGCGCGTCGTCAACTTCTACAACTGGTCGAACTATATGGCGCCCGGCGTGCTGGAGGCGTTCACCAGGGAGACCGGCATCAAGGTTGTCTACGACACCTTCGACGCCAACGAGACGCTGGAGACGCGTCTCTTGGCCGGCAAGTCCGGTTACGACGTCGTGGTGCCGACGGCGTATTTCCTGCAGCGCCAGATCACCGCAAAGGTGTTCCAGAAGCTCGACAAGGCGAAGCTGCCGAACCTTGCCAACGCGTGGCCGGAGGTGACCAAGCGCCTCGCGATCTACGATCCCGGTAATACATTCGCCGCGAACTACATGTGGGGCACGACGGGCATCGGCTACAACGTCAAGCAGGTCGCGAAAATCCTCGGGCCTGACGCGGAGATTGATAGCTGGGACGTCATCTTCAAGCCGGAGAACCTTGCGAAGTTCAAGGATTGCGGTGTCCATATGCTGGATTCCGCCGACGACATTCTGCCGGCGGCGCTCAATGCGCTGGGCCTTGATCCGAACTCGATCAAACAGCCGGACCTCGAAAAGGCCGCCGATCTCGTCGGCAAGATCAGAGGCAATGTTCGCAAGTTTCACTCGTCTGAATATCTGAGCGCGCTTGCGACCGGCGAGATCTGTCTGGTGGTCGGCTGGTCCGGCGACATCATCCAGGCGCGTGCGCGGGCGGATGAAGCGAAGAACGGCGTCGAGATCGGTTATGCGGTGCCGAAGGAGGGCGCGCAGATGTTCTTCGATAATCTGGCGATCCCCGCCGATGCGAAGAACGTCAATGAGGCCTATGCGCTCATCAACTATCTCTACCGCCCGGACGTCGCCGCGAAGAATTCGGATTTCCTCGGTTATGCCAATGGCAATCTCGCCAGCCAGAAGCTGATCGATCCGAAAATCCTCAATGACAAGACGATCTATCCGGATGAGGCGATGCTGCAGAAGCTGTTCGTCATTACGGCGCGCGATCCGGCGACGCAGCGCGTGATCAACCGGCTGTGGACGAAAGTGAAGACGGGGCGCTAA
- a CDS encoding lipid A biosynthesis lauroyl acyltransferase: MLRLLLRTKARIRDALKPAGDAAVGALTIGILRTTRYFDPVKTANRFGKITQRIGPLFREDKIGRANLTAAFPEKSPEEIDKILAGVWDNMGRIGAEFAHLDKIWDYDPANPTKPSNVEFSARTGEIFDQLRDDGKPALIFASHLGNWEIPALAAVAHGLDAAVLYRRPNSAAADRAIHQTRAINMGNLIPASHDAPLKLAHALNEGKHVAMLVDQWFTNGVPVDFFGRKTNANPMLARLLRQVDCPIHGVRIIRLPDHRFRIEVSEEVKPVRDANGKVDVQGTMQAVTSVLEGWIREYPEQWLWLHRRWR, translated from the coding sequence ATGCTCCGCCTGCTGCTTCGCACCAAGGCCCGCATTCGCGATGCCCTGAAGCCTGCAGGCGACGCCGCTGTCGGTGCGCTGACGATCGGCATCCTGCGCACCACGCGCTATTTCGATCCGGTCAAGACCGCCAATCGGTTCGGCAAGATCACCCAGCGCATCGGCCCGCTGTTTCGCGAAGACAAGATCGGCCGCGCCAATCTCACTGCCGCCTTCCCCGAGAAATCACCGGAAGAGATCGACAAGATCCTCGCGGGTGTCTGGGACAATATGGGGCGCATCGGTGCGGAATTCGCCCATCTCGACAAGATCTGGGACTATGACCCGGCCAATCCGACCAAGCCGAGCAATGTCGAATTCTCGGCGCGCACCGGCGAGATTTTCGATCAGTTGCGCGACGACGGCAAGCCGGCACTGATTTTCGCCAGCCATCTCGGCAACTGGGAAATTCCTGCGCTCGCCGCCGTGGCCCACGGCCTTGACGCAGCCGTGCTCTATCGTCGGCCGAACAGCGCCGCCGCAGACCGCGCCATTCATCAGACGCGCGCGATCAACATGGGCAATCTCATCCCGGCCAGCCATGACGCACCGCTCAAGCTCGCGCACGCGCTGAACGAGGGCAAGCACGTCGCCATGCTGGTGGATCAGTGGTTCACCAACGGCGTCCCGGTGGATTTCTTCGGCCGCAAGACCAATGCCAATCCGATGCTGGCGCGGCTGTTGCGCCAGGTCGATTGCCCGATCCACGGTGTTCGTATCATCCGCCTCCCCGATCATCGCTTCCGCATCGAAGTCTCCGAAGAGGTGAAACCGGTGCGCGATGCCAATGGCAAGGTCGACGTTCAAGGCACCATGCAGGCGGTGACGTCCGTGCTGGAAGGCTGGATCCGGGAATATCCCGAGCAGTGGCTGTGGCTGCACCGGCGCTGGCGATAA
- a CDS encoding zinc-binding dehydrogenase has translation MRALNLVADRELVVVDVPPPPPPGAGEVQIRVKAVGLNHIDVWGFRGMAFAKRKLPLSIGAEASGEVAAVGEGVTHVKPGQKVVMYGALTCGHCKACQEGRDNFCENVGGLYGFHIDGFSRELMNMPARLVIPVPDGISFRDAACAPIAFSTVQHMLFDNAKLQPGETILVHAGGSGIGTVAIMMAKKIGCTVITTVGDDSKIEGVKALGADHVINYRKDRFEGETRKITKKKGVDVVFEHVGADTFNGSLLVMKRGGRLVTCGSTSGPTTTINLMQLFQQQYRIFGSFGATMKNIAESLDKMADGMLPVIDTEVPISDVETALKRMETRQVFGKIIVHF, from the coding sequence ATGCGTGCGCTCAATCTTGTTGCCGATCGTGAGCTCGTCGTCGTCGACGTGCCGCCGCCCCCGCCGCCTGGTGCCGGCGAAGTGCAGATCCGCGTCAAGGCTGTCGGCCTGAACCATATCGACGTCTGGGGCTTTCGCGGCATGGCCTTCGCCAAGCGCAAGCTGCCGCTGTCGATCGGCGCCGAAGCTTCCGGCGAGGTCGCTGCCGTCGGTGAGGGCGTCACCCATGTGAAGCCCGGCCAGAAGGTCGTGATGTATGGCGCTCTGACCTGTGGCCACTGCAAGGCCTGCCAGGAAGGCCGTGACAATTTCTGCGAGAACGTCGGCGGCCTCTATGGCTTTCACATCGACGGCTTCTCGCGTGAGCTGATGAACATGCCGGCGCGCCTCGTGATCCCCGTCCCTGACGGCATCAGCTTCCGCGACGCCGCCTGCGCGCCAATCGCCTTCTCCACCGTGCAGCACATGCTGTTCGACAATGCCAAGCTGCAGCCCGGCGAGACCATTCTTGTCCATGCCGGCGGCTCCGGCATCGGCACCGTCGCCATCATGATGGCGAAGAAGATCGGCTGCACCGTCATCACGACCGTGGGCGACGATTCCAAAATCGAGGGCGTGAAGGCCCTCGGCGCCGACCACGTCATCAACTATCGCAAGGATCGCTTCGAGGGCGAGACGCGCAAGATCACCAAGAAGAAGGGCGTCGATGTCGTGTTCGAACACGTCGGCGCCGATACCTTCAATGGTTCGCTGCTGGTGATGAAGCGCGGCGGCCGTCTCGTCACCTGCGGCTCGACCTCGGGCCCGACCACGACGATCAACCTGATGCAGCTGTTCCAGCAGCAATACCGCATCTTCGGATCGTTCGGCGCCACCATGAAGAACATTGCCGAGAGCCTCGACAAGATGGCCGACGGCATGCTGCCGGTGATCGATACCGAAGTGCCGATCAGCGATGTCGAGACCGCGCTGAAGCGGATGGAAACCCGCCAGGTGTTCGGCAAGATCATCGTTCACTTCTGA
- a CDS encoding beta-ketoacyl-ACP synthase, whose translation MAETRPMTSEPVEAWITGIGLATSLGEGPDAHWDALNNKRINVDETGFAPNIVHPLAPVSYDAQIPKKGDQRQMEAWQRIGTYAAGLALDSAGVKGNKDILSRMDMIVAAGGGERDLAVDSGILNSEGYGAASPGLLNEKLLNDLRPTLFLAQLSNLLAGNIAIVHGVTGSSRTFMGEEAAGVDAARIALARIASGQSDIALIGAAHNGERKDLLLLYEFDDFNLKNKFETVWAREANSGFALGSAGAFLVIESRSHAEARGAKPLARLKSVVADQARRKTPGEVTTSLQKLWSQLGARSDAAIITGATGAEPVTSEERTFLKDHADVAIRGTGTLFGHTLETQFPLGLGLAALAISRGAMFPPNDSTGLEIEKSGKPTQIVVIGAGHWRGEGMALVEAI comes from the coding sequence ATGGCTGAAACCCGACCGATGACATCCGAGCCGGTGGAAGCGTGGATCACCGGCATTGGCCTCGCCACGTCATTGGGCGAAGGCCCTGACGCGCATTGGGATGCGTTGAACAACAAGCGCATCAACGTCGATGAAACCGGCTTCGCTCCGAACATCGTCCACCCCCTCGCGCCGGTCTCTTACGACGCGCAGATCCCCAAGAAGGGCGATCAGCGGCAGATGGAAGCCTGGCAGCGGATCGGCACTTATGCCGCCGGCCTTGCGCTGGATTCGGCTGGCGTCAAAGGCAACAAGGACATCCTGTCGAGGATGGACATGATCGTCGCCGCCGGTGGCGGTGAGCGTGATCTCGCCGTCGATTCCGGTATCCTGAATTCTGAAGGCTATGGCGCAGCATCGCCGGGCCTGCTGAACGAAAAGCTCCTGAACGATCTTCGTCCGACCCTGTTTCTGGCGCAGCTCTCGAACCTGCTGGCCGGCAACATCGCCATCGTGCACGGCGTCACCGGCTCGTCGCGTACCTTCATGGGCGAGGAAGCCGCCGGCGTCGATGCTGCGCGCATTGCGCTGGCACGCATCGCCTCGGGCCAGAGCGACATCGCACTGATCGGCGCCGCGCATAACGGCGAGCGCAAGGATCTGCTGCTGCTATACGAATTCGACGACTTCAACCTGAAGAACAAATTCGAGACCGTGTGGGCACGCGAGGCGAATTCGGGCTTCGCGCTCGGCTCCGCCGGTGCATTCCTCGTCATCGAATCCAGGTCGCATGCTGAAGCGCGCGGCGCCAAGCCGCTGGCACGGTTGAAGAGCGTCGTTGCCGATCAAGCCCGTCGCAAAACGCCCGGCGAAGTCACGACGTCGCTGCAAAAACTGTGGTCGCAGCTCGGCGCCAGGAGTGACGCAGCGATCATCACCGGCGCGACCGGCGCGGAGCCTGTCACCTCCGAAGAGCGCACCTTCCTGAAGGATCATGCCGATGTCGCCATCCGCGGCACCGGCACTCTCTTCGGACATACGCTCGAAACCCAATTCCCGCTCGGCCTCGGCCTTGCGGCCCTCGCGATCTCGCGCGGTGCGATGTTTCCGCCGAACGATTCAACCGGCCTCGAGATTGAAAAGTCCGGCAAGCCCACCCAGATTGTCGTGATCGGCGCCGGCCATTGGCGCGGCGAAGGCATGGCGCTGGTTGAAGCCATCTAG
- a CDS encoding 3-hydroxyacyl-ACP dehydratase FabZ family protein encodes MNLEYFHLIDRITDLNVGERTITVEANVPETSTIFEGHFPGYPLMPGVLLIESMAQTSGWLLIALMKFKRMPFLAAVKEAKMRTFITPGTKLDINASVLHEGDGFYMTTVKIKVDGKLTCNAQLTFKTVPFPHPDLRGHMDIVAERIGFPLQAITNG; translated from the coding sequence ATGAACCTCGAATATTTTCACCTGATCGACCGCATCACCGACCTCAATGTCGGCGAACGGACGATCACGGTTGAAGCGAACGTCCCCGAGACCAGCACCATCTTCGAAGGCCACTTCCCGGGCTACCCGCTGATGCCCGGCGTGCTGCTGATCGAGTCGATGGCGCAGACTTCGGGCTGGCTGCTGATCGCGCTGATGAAGTTCAAGCGCATGCCGTTCCTGGCCGCGGTGAAGGAGGCCAAGATGCGCACCTTCATCACGCCGGGTACGAAGCTGGACATCAACGCCAGCGTGCTGCACGAAGGCGACGGCTTCTACATGACCACTGTCAAAATCAAGGTCGACGGCAAGCTGACCTGCAACGCGCAGCTCACCTTCAAGACCGTCCCGTTCCCTCATCCGGATTTGCGCGGGCACATGGACATCGTGGCCGAGCGCATCGGATTTCCCCTACAGGCGATCACCAATGGCTGA
- a CDS encoding acyl carrier protein, translating to MSSTFDQVATIIAETCDIPRDTITPESHAIDDLGIDSLDFLDIAFAIDKAFGIKLPLEKWTQEVNDGKATTEQYFVLKNLSARIDELVAAKGA from the coding sequence ATGTCCTCCACATTCGATCAGGTCGCCACAATCATCGCCGAGACTTGCGACATTCCCCGCGACACGATCACGCCGGAAAGCCACGCCATCGACGATCTGGGGATCGACAGCCTCGACTTCCTGGATATCGCTTTCGCGATCGACAAGGCGTTCGGGATCAAGCTGCCGCTCGAAAAGTGGACCCAGGAGGTCAACGACGGCAAGGCGACCACCGAGCAGTATTTCGTCCTGAAGAACCTCAGCGCGCGCATCGACGAATTGGTCGCGGCCAAGGGCGCGTAA
- a CDS encoding ParB-like protein — MPNTREPLLHPVPILSLRPTQMTVGMREVKEKRKRWRAHKSKRKQAELLGQHMIPVVLGPDQRHYVVDHHHLARALHDEGVKDVLVTVIADLTMVDMKAFWGVLDHRRWAYPYDAKGERRHFKDIPKSVTGLKDDPFRSLAGEIRRAGGYAKDTTPFSEFLWADLFRSRLSTKEVDADFAKALEKALAIAKSKDAIYLPGWCGPASDD; from the coding sequence ATGCCGAATACACGCGAACCGTTGCTGCATCCGGTCCCGATCCTGTCGCTGCGGCCAACGCAGATGACGGTGGGCATGCGCGAGGTGAAGGAGAAGCGCAAACGATGGCGTGCGCATAAATCGAAGCGCAAACAGGCCGAGCTGCTCGGCCAGCACATGATCCCCGTAGTGCTGGGGCCGGATCAGCGCCACTACGTGGTCGATCACCATCATCTCGCACGTGCGCTGCATGACGAAGGCGTGAAGGATGTGCTCGTCACCGTGATCGCGGATCTCACGATGGTCGATATGAAAGCCTTCTGGGGCGTGCTCGATCACCGCCGCTGGGCCTATCCCTATGACGCCAAGGGCGAGCGACGGCACTTCAAGGATATTCCGAAATCGGTGACGGGCCTGAAGGACGATCCGTTCCGCAGCCTGGCCGGCGAAATTCGCCGCGCCGGCGGCTATGCCAAGGACACCACGCCGTTCAGCGAATTCCTCTGGGCGGACCTGTTTCGCAGCCGGCTCTCCACCAAGGAGGTCGATGCGGATTTCGCCAAGGCATTGGAGAAGGCGCTGGCGATCGCCAAAAGCAAGGATGCGATCTATTTGCCCGGCTGGTGCGGACCGGCGTCGGACGACTGA
- a CDS encoding MgtC/SapB family protein, which yields MLDWSDIILRLGVAALVGGAIGLNRDLHGKPVGVRTLGLVSLATAMIVVLADPLGKGGFTDAGSRVIQGILTGVGFLGAGVIFHAERHFRVRGLTSAACVWLTACVGIMCGAGHWRIVTVSVVIAFLVLLLGGRIERALHRVLGGKGDPAAIPMDAPQSSDAGPHQPGK from the coding sequence GTGCTCGACTGGTCGGACATCATCTTGCGTCTGGGCGTCGCCGCCCTCGTCGGCGGCGCCATCGGCCTCAACCGCGATCTGCACGGCAAGCCTGTCGGCGTACGCACGCTGGGGCTCGTCAGCCTGGCCACGGCCATGATCGTGGTGCTGGCCGATCCGCTCGGCAAAGGCGGCTTCACGGATGCCGGGAGCCGGGTGATTCAGGGCATCCTCACAGGCGTCGGCTTTCTCGGTGCCGGCGTGATCTTTCATGCCGAGCGGCATTTCCGCGTCCGCGGTCTGACCAGCGCCGCCTGCGTCTGGCTGACCGCCTGTGTCGGCATCATGTGCGGCGCCGGCCACTGGCGCATCGTCACCGTCTCGGTGGTGATCGCCTTCCTTGTGCTGCTGCTCGGCGGAAGGATCGAACGCGCCCTGCATCGCGTGCTCGGCGGCAAAGGCGATCCCGCGGCGATTCCGATGGATGCGCCTCAGTCGTCCGACGCCGGTCCGCACCAGCCGGGCAAATAG
- a CDS encoding peroxidase-related enzyme (This protein belongs to a clade of uncharacterized proteins related to peroxidases such as the alkylhydroperoxidase AhpD.), producing the protein MTQPIAKRFPTPALDKLPEDIRTRIMGVQEKSGFVPNVFLSLAYRPDEFRAFFAYHDALMEKDSGLTKAEREMIVVATSAANQCHYCVIAHGAILRIRAKNPTIADQIAVNYRKADITPKQRAMLDFAMKVSRSAETIGEQDFAEVSCHGFSDDDIWDITAISAFFALSNRMANVTNMKPNDEFYMMGRLPK; encoded by the coding sequence ATGACCCAGCCGATTGCGAAACGCTTTCCGACACCCGCCCTCGACAAACTGCCCGAGGACATCCGCACGCGCATTATGGGCGTGCAGGAAAAGTCCGGCTTCGTGCCGAACGTGTTCCTGTCGCTGGCCTATCGCCCTGACGAATTCCGCGCGTTCTTCGCCTATCACGACGCGTTGATGGAAAAGGACAGCGGGCTGACCAAGGCCGAGCGTGAGATGATCGTGGTCGCTACGTCAGCCGCCAACCAGTGCCATTATTGCGTCATCGCGCATGGTGCGATCCTGCGCATTCGCGCCAAGAACCCGACCATCGCCGACCAGATCGCCGTCAACTACCGCAAGGCCGACATCACGCCGAAGCAACGTGCGATGCTGGATTTCGCCATGAAAGTGAGCCGGTCTGCCGAGACCATTGGCGAGCAGGATTTTGCCGAAGTCTCCTGCCACGGCTTCAGCGACGACGACATCTGGGACATCACCGCGATCTCGGCCTTCTTTGCGCTGTCGAACCGGATGGCCAATGTCACCAACATGAAACCGAATGACGAGTTCTATATGATGGGCCGGCTGCCGAAGTAA